The Fortiea contorta PCC 7126 genome has a segment encoding these proteins:
- a CDS encoding sensor histidine kinase — protein sequence MIEKIEPKESQNLIKFVSQPGCINVYLDQNLLEPIIKNLLDNAIKYSPRGSPINFQLSGDQEQIVIQIEDQGMGMTTTDKQRIFDPFYQCHRSHHPAGNGLELAIVKALVDLHHGQVSVESEIDVGSIFTVILPTRS from the coding sequence TTGATCGAAAAAATTGAGCCAAAAGAAAGCCAAAATTTAATTAAGTTTGTTAGTCAACCCGGCTGTATAAATGTTTATTTGGATCAAAACCTTTTAGAACCAATTATAAAAAACTTGCTGGACAATGCCATTAAATATTCTCCAAGAGGGAGTCCGATTAATTTCCAACTTTCTGGTGATCAAGAGCAGATAGTTATCCAGATTGAAGACCAAGGTATGGGGATGACAACAACAGATAAACAGCGCATATTTGACCCCTTTTATCAATGTCATCGTAGTCATCATCCCGCTGGTAATGGATTAGAATTAGCAATTGTTAAAGCTCTGGTAGATTTACATCACGGTCAAGTGTCTGTGGAAAGTGAAATCGATGTCGGTTCTATTTTTACAGTCATTCTCCCAACTAGATCCTAG
- a CDS encoding IS4 family transposase, whose translation MLAILYQKHLKSQLSLAEYLLLKILIHLLQSIKEVTLEKLANALPLGIKFESRRKRIQRFLSLPNLTIEKVWLPIIQELIANYFQNEKIIYIAIDRTNWSRINLLMVSVIWDKRAIPIYFSLLPKLGSSNLTEQQKILSPVIAILKDYKICVLGDREFCSVKLAKYLQSKDVYFCLRLKKNEFVEIKQDMFMELSSLGLTPGVSFFIKGVKVTKTQGFISFNVAGKWQRKINGVAPKEAWFILTNFDTLESAIAAYKKRFDIEEMFRDFKTGGYNLENTNVQGERFISLVLLIAIAYTSATINGQLIKRKGIQKYIARIKERSRSQRRHSSFYIGLYGQTWVHFKDSCIDLVTQLMRINRNKWKHYQQGLRAMKLIESIL comes from the coding sequence ATGTTAGCTATATTGTACCAAAAGCACTTAAAAAGTCAATTGAGTTTAGCAGAATATCTGTTGCTAAAAATTTTGATACATCTGTTGCAGTCAATCAAAGAAGTAACTTTAGAAAAATTAGCGAATGCGCTACCTTTGGGAATTAAATTTGAAAGCAGAAGAAAAAGAATACAAAGATTTTTATCATTACCAAATCTCACAATTGAAAAAGTTTGGTTGCCAATTATTCAAGAACTAATAGCAAACTACTTCCAGAATGAAAAAATTATTTATATAGCAATTGATAGGACTAATTGGAGTCGGATAAACTTATTAATGGTCAGCGTGATTTGGGATAAAAGAGCCATACCAATATATTTTAGTTTGCTGCCCAAATTAGGTAGTAGTAATCTCACGGAACAGCAGAAAATATTATCGCCAGTTATAGCAATATTGAAAGATTATAAAATCTGTGTGTTGGGGGATAGAGAATTTTGCTCGGTAAAACTAGCAAAGTACCTTCAGAGCAAGGATGTATATTTTTGTTTGCGATTGAAAAAGAATGAATTTGTAGAAATTAAACAAGATATGTTTATGGAGTTAAGCAGTTTAGGATTAACTCCTGGAGTATCTTTTTTTATCAAGGGAGTTAAGGTAACAAAGACTCAGGGTTTTATCAGTTTTAATGTGGCTGGTAAGTGGCAACGTAAAATTAACGGAGTAGCACCCAAAGAAGCATGGTTTATTTTAACAAATTTTGACACCCTAGAGTCAGCAATTGCTGCTTACAAAAAGCGATTTGATATTGAAGAAATGTTTAGAGATTTCAAAACAGGTGGCTATAACTTAGAAAACACTAATGTTCAAGGTGAACGTTTTATTTCTCTAGTTTTGTTGATAGCGATCGCTTACACCTCTGCAACAATTAATGGTCAACTTATTAAACGCAAAGGAATCCAAAAATATATAGCTCGGATTAAAGAAAGGAGTCGTTCTCAACGGAGACACAGTAGTTTTTATATCGGCTTATATGGTCAAACATGGGTACATTTCAAGGATAGCTGTATTGATTTAGTCACACAATTAATGAGAATTAATCGTAATAAGTGGAAGCATTATCAACAAGGTTTAAGAGCCATGAAGCTTATTGAATCTATATTGTAG
- a CDS encoding HetP family heterocyst commitment protein, with translation MSPTMTGCRPEMAKKINSEQIEQIIKAIIAGKYSWACVLILRFAGYNPIDYIPYRTYIRLLKNNCLGDRPKPKHSEDLEVLERKNSLIKL, from the coding sequence ATGAGTCCAACTATGACTGGTTGTCGCCCCGAAATGGCGAAGAAAATTAATAGCGAGCAAATTGAACAAATTATCAAAGCGATTATTGCGGGTAAGTATTCTTGGGCTTGTGTGCTGATTTTGCGCTTTGCTGGTTATAATCCCATCGACTATATACCATACCGTACTTATATTAGATTGTTGAAAAACAATTGTTTAGGTGATAGACCAAAACCGAAACATAGTGAAGATTTAGAAGTTTTGGAAAGAAAAAATAGTTTAATTAAGTTGTAG
- a CDS encoding indole-3-glycerol phosphate synthase TrpC gives MIYPVTNPNTRLEPTIKEIIWHKKQEVTQLHQEMSLASLQRQLSSSPTVRDFFTALQQSVYRPSLIAEIKKVSPIHGIIRADFDPIAIARAYERGGATCISVITEATSFHGSFDHLRAIRHRVPLPLLCKEFIIDPCQIYLARASGADAILLMAALLSDRELQDFVRVIHYLGMNAVVEVHSIAELDRALKLDDLRIVAINNQNLADLTIDIDTTRQLLAARRTQLQNLGAIVISESGLYTPNDLSLMAEVGTDAVLIGDCLLKQQNIEMAVRRLLRRDNPHLGDFGKRI, from the coding sequence ATGATTTATCCAGTTACTAACCCAAACACTCGCTTGGAACCAACTATTAAAGAGATTATTTGGCATAAGAAGCAAGAAGTAACACAATTACATCAAGAGATGTCTTTGGCTTCTTTGCAAAGACAGCTAAGTTCATCACCGACTGTGAGAGATTTTTTTACTGCTTTACAGCAGAGTGTATATCGACCGAGCTTGATTGCAGAAATCAAGAAGGTATCGCCAATTCATGGTATTATTCGTGCAGATTTTGACCCGATAGCGATCGCTAGAGCTTATGAGAGAGGAGGAGCGACTTGTATCTCTGTGATCACGGAAGCGACATCTTTTCATGGTAGTTTTGACCATCTGCGCGCCATCCGTCACCGTGTACCATTACCCTTATTGTGTAAAGAATTTATCATTGATCCCTGCCAAATTTATTTAGCGCGAGCATCGGGAGCAGATGCGATATTATTAATGGCAGCTTTACTTTCCGATCGCGAATTACAAGACTTTGTGCGCGTAATTCACTATTTGGGGATGAATGCGGTCGTGGAGGTACACAGCATTGCTGAGTTAGATCGCGCACTCAAGCTAGACGATCTTCGCATAGTTGCAATTAATAATCAGAATTTAGCAGACTTAACTATAGATATCGATACCACACGACAATTGCTAGCAGCTAGGCGCACACAATTACAAAATCTCGGTGCGATCGTGATCAGTGAATCGGGTTTATACACACCGAATGATTTATCATTGATGGCGGAGGTGGGAACGGATGCAGTGCTGATTGGGGATTGTTTACTGAAACAGCAAAATATCGAAATGGCTGTACGTCGTCTACTCAGACGTGACAATCCCCACCTCGGAGATTTTGGGAAGAGAATTTAG
- a CDS encoding FecR domain-containing protein produces MEQRFGSLIGQMIITSILAVSWITPVLAQQDLLTRAEVYKLLNEVQLLLKDKPPRSAKQADVLVPLDELQTKTRSRAELLFNEGSLARIGSSATFRFKPGLRRFEIQGGGSRAETILELKNGTALVLTPSGSTATRIETPQSRIDVIAAALPANAQVLPPATGGSVVVYHNSITNITQAFNLTDIPVKVSNLDGTQFQFLKAGETVTITNGVIGPVQTFDLGKFYKTSQLAAGLGPGQEALVLQESARVQSIFNQVRKQTLAGFENQKLWIEGLCNLNSRGGASTLSTNCITTNSDDPIRNFEDRRDAVIPPRREQPAPQPELPIREEPAPQPEPAPAPQAPTGVIFLPRQQQ; encoded by the coding sequence ATGGAGCAGAGATTCGGCTCGCTAATTGGGCAGATGATAATTACCAGTATCCTAGCAGTATCTTGGATAACTCCAGTATTAGCCCAACAAGATTTACTCACTCGTGCGGAAGTTTACAAGCTGTTAAATGAAGTACAACTGCTGCTGAAAGATAAACCACCCCGTTCAGCAAAGCAAGCTGATGTGTTAGTTCCCTTAGATGAATTGCAGACAAAAACGCGATCGCGCGCCGAGCTATTATTTAATGAAGGTTCTTTAGCGAGAATTGGCTCTAGTGCTACCTTTCGATTTAAGCCAGGATTGCGACGCTTTGAAATTCAGGGGGGAGGTTCGAGAGCAGAAACTATCCTGGAACTAAAAAATGGTACAGCTTTAGTTCTGACTCCATCTGGTAGTACAGCGACCAGAATCGAAACTCCCCAAAGCCGTATTGATGTAATAGCAGCTGCGCTACCTGCAAATGCTCAGGTATTACCCCCGGCTACAGGTGGATCTGTGGTTGTGTATCATAACAGCATTACCAACATTACACAAGCTTTTAATTTAACTGATATCCCAGTTAAAGTCTCAAATCTTGATGGGACTCAATTCCAATTTTTAAAAGCTGGTGAAACAGTCACAATTACTAACGGTGTGATTGGGCCAGTACAGACATTTGATTTGGGAAAATTTTATAAAACTAGTCAGTTAGCGGCTGGTTTGGGGCCTGGACAAGAAGCTTTGGTATTACAAGAATCAGCTAGAGTTCAGAGCATTTTCAATCAGGTGAGAAAACAAACTCTCGCCGGATTTGAAAATCAAAAGTTGTGGATTGAAGGATTATGTAATCTCAATTCTCGTGGTGGAGCGAGTACACTTTCAACTAACTGTATCACCACCAATTCTGATGATCCAATTCGCAATTTTGAAGACCGAAGAGATGCGGTAATTCCACCCAGAAGAGAACAACCAGCACCGCAACCAGAACTACCAATTAGAGAAGAACCAGCACCACAACCAGAACCAGCACCAGCACCGCAAGCACCGACGGGAGTAATATTTTTACCTCGACAACAGCAATAA
- a CDS encoding outer membrane beta-barrel protein, which yields MRIYPIALCSLATLLTWDLDQNAVANSIPEVPLIGENLAENTTTVAETPTATIAAPEIIIETFGESTKSSKGAVFAQIPGSPIPSINPLTLPATDTNQQIDPQDVENELGEIDIIPTRPVKQPPQRRQPDVQLLLRSSIFSSSNVTGLEIPQPSDTLFINNATLLATPKLGEDTRLIAAAGGGLVRYGDRGDFNYNYLNFNVGLQQRLTKEMYGQLGWYQERLYRNGSGDRLLLDDSLRLSIGRQDQLNSRLRLDSFYELRASFATPSEQNRVANTLGARLRYDITPQLQGALDYRLTFKDFTQQDRFDTQNQIGLEAIYNINPDLFVGGSASYLFGSSSASSVDLNNFSVGVSVGLNVSLF from the coding sequence ATGCGTATATATCCGATTGCTTTGTGTTCTTTAGCTACCTTATTAACTTGGGACTTAGATCAAAATGCAGTTGCTAATTCTATCCCAGAGGTTCCTTTAATAGGGGAAAATTTAGCAGAAAATACGACAACTGTTGCAGAAACGCCAACTGCGACTATAGCAGCACCAGAAATTATAATTGAGACATTTGGAGAAAGTACAAAAAGTTCCAAAGGTGCAGTTTTTGCTCAAATACCTGGTTCTCCAATTCCCTCAATTAATCCTCTCACCTTACCAGCAACTGACACCAATCAACAAATTGACCCGCAAGATGTGGAGAATGAATTAGGCGAGATTGATATTATTCCTACTCGTCCAGTTAAACAACCACCACAACGTCGTCAACCTGATGTTCAGTTATTGTTGCGTTCTTCGATTTTTAGTAGTTCTAATGTGACAGGTTTAGAAATTCCTCAACCTAGTGATACCTTATTTATTAACAATGCAACCTTATTAGCAACGCCGAAATTGGGAGAAGATACAAGATTAATTGCTGCTGCGGGTGGGGGTTTGGTGAGATATGGCGATAGAGGAGATTTTAATTACAATTATCTCAATTTTAATGTGGGATTACAGCAACGATTGACGAAAGAAATGTATGGTCAATTGGGATGGTATCAAGAAAGATTGTATAGAAATGGTAGTGGCGATCGCTTATTATTAGATGATTCCCTACGCTTGAGTATAGGACGTCAAGATCAATTAAACTCCCGTCTCCGGTTAGATTCATTTTATGAACTTCGTGCTAGCTTCGCCACACCCAGCGAACAAAATCGCGTCGCTAATACTTTAGGAGCGCGTTTGCGTTATGATATTACACCGCAATTACAAGGCGCTCTCGACTATCGATTAACTTTTAAAGATTTTACGCAGCAAGATAGATTCGATACCCAAAATCAAATCGGATTAGAAGCAATTTATAACATTAACCCAGATTTATTTGTTGGTGGTTCAGCGTCTTATCTTTTTGGTTCCTCTTCTGCTAGTTCTGTTGATTTAAATAATTTTTCTGTGGGAGTAAGTGTAGGCTTAAATGTGTCTTTGTTTTAA
- a CDS encoding eIF2A-related protein, translating to MCPRGVTTSRSTHSQQTTTAKLWLLLVGVNQYQDHQLPALRYSAVDCQVLAEALTTATQAQFPQKEVKIYHDLAPRSPLLATIRESLAEIAAVAQPIDTVLFYFSGHGMLESRTQEAFLCLADTQKDNLEATGLAVKELLSQLSKSGAQNQVVWLDACHSGGMTLRGTIAAPFLNPTSQLVEVLQRSAAKGKGFYALLSCDVNQQSWEFPELGHGVFTYYLMRGLQGGAADAQGVIFADGLYRYVYHQTLQYIDKTNQQLRLINQQKRGKGDTQLFGEYPLQTPKRIVEGVGELVLGSIPVVTESYPPRTALVIDGLSGSQATLDFSQELVDAGMFELEYLPRPGQTTAADVRGAIQKYLHSGIKQKPGGEKPGTVLLYLRGRLEETPSGETALLIAEDIWLSRSWIRQQLRRSQVAQQIIILDFPVISTAISALKDWVEELQLDSETAQCIIAATSSKNDSELFAATLINTLKSAAKSAGLSVAGWITQLQVQFAAQTPLHFWLSGTQGVIEIIPATTGTRNSYKAAALDLKICPYRGLRAFGEEDAQYFYGRESLTQHLISQLAHNSFLAVVGASGSGKSSVVQAGLIAQLRQGQQLPHSETWLIKSLRPGSRPLEALARRLGGMKEQGEQSESVNDYSFSSSPSPHLVLEGMLYQGVEGFVYWLRSRPEPMVVLVVDQFEELFTLTPDEDRLRFLEIVLGAVEYAPDRFKLVMTLRADFIAACLEVPALASLLQRSSVLVPPSLTDGDYRRVIVNPAEQVKLQVEPELVEVLVQELNHSAGDLPLLEFVLEQLWEFRQAGKLTLAAYQQQVGGIKGALERKAQAVYESLDNQAKECARWIFLSLTQLGEGTEDTRRRVFKSELVVKKYPDELIERTLQALTSAKLVVVNLEEEIGNSKGSNSISPAAASASPVTIEVAHEILIRHWSTLRWWLEENRSRLRSQRQIEQSAALWKHNQELADFLLQGVRLAEAEEIYVKYTDELSTDVQNFIAACLTARQQQQFAQKKRLRQAQRAVVIISVLGIAACGLGGVAYLQKQAAQLREIAALNASSQALLLSHQQLEALIAGVKAGREIKRVFAPNRDMQLATVATLQQALSQTQEVNRLQNNSQQVNAVVFSDDGKLIAAASDDQTIKIWNLQGKLINTITNKQGRFTAVAFSPDSQLIAAASTDKTIKIYGIDGKLISTFAGHTDITTDVAFSYDGKIVASASRDKTIKLWSLNGSLIKTWNAHNGWVNTIKFSPDNQTIASGGEDNLVKLWRTADAKLIRTLTGHQERVTCVKFSPDGKMIAAASDDKTIKIWNSPGKLLQTLEGNNNQINSISFSPNQQLLAVADVDGIVKIWQNKNQVKTEFVVQQTLLSHGAQVTDVNFSPDGKILASASADKTVRLWEFPKTSQPEYAGSFYSVSFSQKRQLFAAAGWDGKIKIWANNGIVKLIPHHRIIFALDFSPNGKIIAAASDDKTIKLWDTQNGKIIQTLTGHTERVTSVSFSPNGKTLASGSADKTIKLWRVADGKLLKTIKTGTEEITSVSFSPDNQMLASGSYDKTVKLWKLDGSLVKNLPGHGLAIASVKFSPDGTIIASASMDNTIKLWQIADGTLINTLAGHNNGVTSLSFLPHTSILASGSADNTIKLWNISDGSLIKTLAGHPGKVNSISFSPDGKILVSGSEDSGLTLWDLNLDNLRLQGCSRIKDYLKNNANVNQSDRQICQQ from the coding sequence ATGTGTCCACGCGGCGTTACTACTAGTCGTTCAACTCACTCTCAACAAACAACTACTGCTAAGTTGTGGCTATTATTGGTGGGAGTTAACCAATATCAAGATCATCAACTTCCTGCTCTGCGTTATTCGGCGGTTGATTGTCAGGTTTTGGCTGAAGCTTTGACAACTGCGACACAAGCACAGTTTCCTCAAAAAGAAGTAAAGATTTATCACGATTTGGCTCCGCGATCGCCATTATTAGCAACGATACGGGAAAGTTTAGCAGAAATTGCGGCTGTTGCTCAACCAATTGACACAGTTTTGTTTTATTTTTCTGGTCATGGAATGTTGGAGTCGAGGACTCAAGAAGCATTTTTATGTTTAGCGGATACTCAAAAAGATAATTTAGAAGCAACTGGTTTAGCTGTCAAGGAATTGTTATCACAATTAAGTAAAAGTGGAGCACAAAATCAAGTAGTTTGGTTAGATGCTTGTCATAGTGGGGGAATGACGCTAAGGGGAACAATAGCGGCACCATTTTTAAATCCTACATCGCAGTTGGTGGAAGTTTTGCAGCGCAGTGCTGCTAAAGGTAAGGGATTTTATGCTTTGCTTTCTTGTGATGTTAATCAGCAATCTTGGGAATTTCCGGAACTGGGACATGGAGTATTCACTTATTATTTGATGCGGGGTTTGCAGGGTGGTGCTGCTGATGCTCAAGGGGTAATTTTTGCTGATGGGTTATATCGATATGTTTATCACCAAACGCTACAATATATTGATAAGACGAATCAACAATTACGACTAATTAATCAACAAAAACGCGGGAAGGGAGATACACAACTTTTTGGTGAATATCCGCTACAAACTCCCAAAAGAATTGTGGAGGGAGTAGGGGAATTAGTTCTTGGTTCTATTCCTGTAGTTACCGAGTCGTATCCTCCTAGAACGGCGTTGGTAATTGATGGGCTGAGTGGTTCGCAAGCGACTCTTGATTTTAGTCAAGAGTTGGTTGATGCGGGAATGTTTGAATTAGAATATTTACCTCGTCCTGGTCAAACAACGGCTGCAGATGTGCGGGGAGCAATTCAAAAGTATTTACATTCAGGAATTAAGCAAAAACCCGGAGGTGAAAAACCGGGAACTGTTTTGTTATATTTGCGCGGACGACTAGAAGAAACTCCATCTGGAGAAACAGCTTTATTAATTGCGGAAGATATTTGGTTGAGTCGTTCTTGGATAAGACAGCAGTTACGCCGTTCTCAAGTTGCTCAACAAATTATTATTTTAGATTTTCCTGTCATCTCCACTGCTATTTCTGCTCTCAAAGATTGGGTGGAGGAATTGCAGTTAGATTCCGAAACAGCACAATGTATTATTGCGGCGACTTCATCTAAAAACGATTCTGAATTATTCGCTGCTACCCTCATCAATACTCTCAAATCGGCTGCGAAAAGTGCAGGTTTATCTGTTGCTGGTTGGATTACTCAATTACAAGTTCAATTTGCAGCCCAAACGCCACTACATTTTTGGCTATCCGGTACACAAGGAGTAATAGAAATTATTCCCGCCACTACGGGAACTCGTAATTCTTATAAAGCTGCGGCGTTAGATTTAAAAATTTGTCCTTATCGAGGATTAAGGGCTTTTGGTGAGGAAGATGCTCAATATTTTTATGGGCGAGAATCTCTCACTCAACATTTAATTAGTCAATTAGCTCATAATTCTTTTTTGGCTGTGGTGGGTGCTTCTGGTAGTGGTAAATCTTCAGTTGTTCAAGCGGGATTAATTGCTCAATTGCGTCAGGGTCAGCAATTACCTCATAGTGAAACGTGGTTAATTAAAAGTTTGCGTCCTGGTTCTCGTCCTTTGGAAGCTTTAGCTAGAAGATTGGGAGGAATGAAGGAGCAGGGAGAGCAGAGTGAATCGGTAAATGATTACTCTTTTTCATCTTCTCCATCCCCCCATTTGGTATTAGAAGGAATGCTTTATCAAGGGGTGGAAGGTTTTGTTTATTGGTTACGGAGTCGTCCTGAACCGATGGTGGTGTTGGTGGTAGACCAGTTTGAGGAATTGTTTACCCTCACACCGGATGAAGATAGATTGCGGTTTTTAGAAATAGTGTTGGGTGCGGTGGAATATGCGCCGGATAGGTTTAAGTTAGTGATGACTTTGCGGGCTGATTTTATCGCTGCTTGTTTAGAAGTACCCGCTTTGGCTAGTTTATTACAGCGCTCTAGTGTGTTGGTTCCTCCCAGTTTAACTGATGGTGATTACCGTCGCGTCATTGTTAACCCAGCGGAGCAAGTAAAGTTACAAGTAGAGCCGGAATTAGTGGAGGTTTTGGTACAAGAATTAAATCATTCAGCAGGAGATTTACCACTTTTAGAATTTGTGCTGGAACAGTTGTGGGAATTTCGCCAAGCAGGGAAATTAACTTTAGCAGCTTATCAGCAACAAGTGGGAGGAATTAAAGGTGCTTTGGAACGGAAAGCGCAAGCAGTTTATGAAAGTTTAGATAACCAAGCTAAAGAATGTGCGCGGTGGATTTTTCTGTCTTTAACGCAGTTGGGAGAAGGGACAGAAGACACTAGAAGACGAGTTTTTAAATCTGAGTTGGTGGTGAAGAAATACCCAGATGAATTAATCGAAAGAACTCTACAAGCTTTAACGTCTGCAAAATTAGTTGTAGTTAATTTAGAAGAAGAAATCGGAAACAGTAAAGGAAGCAACTCGATTTCTCCTGCTGCTGCTTCTGCTTCCCCGGTGACAATTGAGGTAGCTCATGAAATTCTCATTCGTCACTGGTCAACTTTGCGCTGGTGGTTGGAGGAGAATCGTAGTAGACTGCGATCGCAGCGTCAAATTGAACAATCAGCGGCTTTGTGGAAACATAATCAGGAGTTAGCTGATTTTCTTTTGCAAGGTGTGCGTTTGGCGGAAGCGGAAGAAATTTATGTTAAATATACTGATGAATTATCAACAGATGTGCAAAATTTCATTGCTGCTTGTTTAACAGCTAGACAACAACAACAATTTGCACAAAAAAAGCGTCTGCGTCAAGCTCAAAGGGCTGTGGTAATTATTAGTGTTTTGGGGATTGCGGCTTGCGGTTTAGGTGGTGTGGCTTATTTACAAAAACAAGCTGCTCAATTACGAGAAATTGCAGCTTTGAATGCTTCTTCTCAAGCTTTATTATTATCGCATCAACAATTAGAGGCTTTAATTGCTGGTGTGAAAGCGGGAAGAGAAATCAAGCGAGTTTTTGCTCCCAATCGAGATATGCAATTAGCGACTGTAGCGACTCTCCAGCAAGCGCTTAGTCAAACTCAAGAAGTGAATCGTTTGCAAAATAATAGTCAACAGGTCAACGCAGTCGTTTTCAGTGATGATGGTAAATTAATTGCTGCTGCTAGTGATGACCAGACGATTAAAATCTGGAATTTGCAAGGAAAATTAATCAACACTATCACAAATAAACAAGGTAGATTTACAGCCGTTGCTTTTAGTCCTGATAGTCAATTGATTGCGGCTGCGAGTACAGATAAAACTATCAAAATTTATGGAATTGATGGGAAGTTAATCTCTACATTTGCTGGACACACTGATATCACAACCGATGTCGCCTTTAGTTATGATGGAAAAATTGTTGCTTCAGCCAGTCGAGATAAAACTATCAAGTTGTGGAGCCTCAATGGAAGTTTAATCAAAACCTGGAATGCTCATAACGGCTGGGTAAATACTATAAAATTTAGTCCTGATAATCAAACTATTGCTTCTGGTGGTGAAGATAATTTAGTTAAACTTTGGCGAACAGCAGACGCTAAATTAATCCGAACGCTGACGGGACACCAAGAACGTGTCACCTGCGTCAAGTTTAGTCCTGATGGAAAAATGATTGCTGCTGCTAGTGATGACAAAACTATCAAGATTTGGAACTCACCAGGAAAACTTCTACAAACACTAGAAGGTAATAATAATCAAATTAATAGTATCAGCTTCAGTCCTAATCAACAATTATTAGCAGTGGCTGATGTTGATGGGATAGTGAAAATTTGGCAGAATAAAAATCAAGTTAAAACAGAATTTGTCGTTCAACAAACCTTATTAAGTCATGGCGCCCAAGTGACTGATGTTAACTTTAGTCCAGATGGAAAAATTCTCGCTTCTGCTAGTGCTGATAAAACTGTGAGACTTTGGGAATTTCCAAAAACATCCCAGCCAGAATATGCGGGTAGTTTTTACAGTGTAAGTTTTAGTCAAAAGCGTCAACTTTTCGCCGCTGCTGGGTGGGATGGTAAGATAAAAATTTGGGCAAATAATGGTATTGTGAAACTAATTCCTCATCACCGGATTATCTTTGCTTTAGATTTTAGTCCCAACGGTAAAATTATCGCCGCTGCTAGTGATGATAAAACTATTAAATTATGGGACACGCAAAATGGTAAAATAATCCAAACACTCACAGGTCATACTGAGCGCGTCACTAGCGTTAGTTTCAGTCCCAATGGTAAAACACTCGCCTCTGGTAGCGCAGATAAAACTATCAAATTATGGCGAGTTGCTGACGGTAAACTTTTAAAAACCATCAAAACAGGTACAGAAGAGATTACCAGCGTTAGCTTCAGTCCCGATAATCAAATGTTAGCTTCGGGAAGTTATGACAAGACAGTAAAACTGTGGAAACTTGATGGTAGTCTCGTCAAGAATTTACCAGGACATGGACTAGCGATCGCATCTGTGAAATTCAGTCCAGATGGTACAATAATTGCATCTGCAAGTATGGATAACACCATCAAACTTTGGCAAATAGCAGACGGAACCCTTATCAACACCCTCGCTGGACATAATAACGGCGTCACCAGCTTAAGTTTCCTACCCCACACTTCCATACTCGCTTCTGGTAGTGCTGACAATACAATCAAGCTGTGGAATATCAGCGATGGAAGTTTAATCAAAACCCTCGCCGGACATCCAGGCAAAGTCAACAGTATTAGTTTCAGTCCCGATGGTAAAATTTTAGTCAGCGGTAGTGAAGATAGCGGACTCACATTGTGGGATTTAAATCTTGATAACTTGCGACTGCAAGGATGTTCCCGAATAAAAGATTACCTGAAAAATAACGCCAATGTCAATCAGAGCGATCGCCAGATTTGCCAGCAATAA